The window ACTCACTTTGCGCTCAGAATCTCAAGTCGACATCGCATTCTCACTGATGGTCGTATATATCtatgcttcttctcccttgctttttcttcactcCATGCACAAAAAGCCGCACTCACGCCTCAAATCAAAGCCATACAAAAACACCATATCCAAAAGAACAAGGCTTTTGCGTCTATGAAAAAGTGATATATACCCAGCGCCGCCATTCTAAGTATTAAAATGCTGTGCTTCTGCAGCCTGGTGACAAAGGGTATCGCCCAGAACCAAAAAATAATATGCCAACTAAATGGACCGCTTCCTTTCCTCGCTCACCCTCCCATTATGAGAATTTTCTCCCCTTTAAATGCCGAAACTGCTGCACCTCTTTTCATGTTCCTAAAAACCCACACTTTCAAAATAATAATACCATACTCCCAACTCCCGTATTCGCcgagggaagaaaaggacatCGGTCCGAAATATGCGTACAGAATGTACATAATACACGTGTCGTCGAAAAAAAtcgaaaagggaaaaatgTTGCCATTTAGACTTCTGGAATTAGTCGGAGTGCTTATTCATGACGGGATCCCATAGCATGGGATCTTTGCAAATCATGTCTTCGGCGTAGACTCGGTATCGTTCGAGAATGTCTGTCTGTTCGATTCGCTCTTCGCCGGCTTGGGCGCCAAAGCTGTAATGGGCAACaacaccgccgccatcagcaaTAGCATCTGTGGATCACGTTGTTAGCACTTGATCGTATCTTCTTCCCTGGAAAGCAACTTACGTCTCCCGGTCCTCTCGGGCATTGTGACAGCAAAATGATGCTCGTCATCAGCGTCAATTGGTTTGGCCTGATTAATATCCTTGCCCATCATGGCAGTAAACTGGATTCCCATGCGCCTCAGTTGGAAGTCCCAAGTCTTGAAGCGGTACTGGTCCAGGGCATCGTTCTCAATGTTCTCAAACAGACTATAGTGCTCTTGAGCGGCAATCTGCCACTTCTTCCAGCCCGTTCCAAAAGCGTCATATTCCGTCTCGAGAATGGGAGTGCGGTCAAGGACGTGGTCGTTGCGGCCCTTGATGGGCAGCCATCGGTGTTTCTGGTGGTCGGGAGGGTTCCAGTCAATGACCTCGAAGTCGTCAGGCCCTTCCCAAGAGGGTAACACGGATGGTCGCCAGTCCAACTTGCTGCCAGGCTTGGGCGCGGGATAGGCCTTGTTGATCTCGGGCATGTATGGCTTGATGGCGCCCAGGTTCCAGTGAATCCAGCTGATAAGCGGTTGGTTGATGACATTGGCGGAGACGACGTAGTATTCGGGGTGTTGAGCTCGGGTGGTGACTATGGAGGGAATGACGGAATCTTCAATGTAGACCTGGCAATTCATATTAGCTCAAAGACCCAGTCCACTTCTTCTGGGGCCATTTCATACTATATCGTCGTCCATCTTGACATACAAGACATCGTCTTGAATGAGGTCGTAGGAGGAGGCGAAGCCGCCCTCGGTCATGTCAATGTCCCATCTCTCGTAATCGGGCTCGCTCGCCAGCAGTTTTTCGAGGAACTTgatgtctttttctttctcggTGCgctggaggaagatgacgccgTCGAGAAGGCCCCCGTTCTTGGCCAAATTGCGCTATTGTTTCCGCCATCTCGAGTTAGCGTGCTGGTTCTCATTAGACTGTGCATAGGTCTGCGCGCCGTACCTTCAAGTAACAGTCCAGGATGGAAACGGTCGAGCGACGACCGTAAAATATGAGGCCCatgatcttcttcgcctcggCCGGCCGCTGCCAGGTGATGCCGCCAATCTCCTGAGGCACGCAGTATGTCGAGTTTCCGTGCCGCATCGAGCCCTTGGGACACTTGTCGTCCAccggcttctttggcggcctggTCTTGTCGCCCCCCTGGCCCATGAGGCCTTCCCGGCGGCGGTGGTCCTCCtccaggaggaggaggaggatgtgGATGCGGCGGTCCTCCAGGCTCTCCGGGCCGTCCATGGCCGCGAATGCCATCGCCGGGTCCGGGGAGCAGGTGGAAGTTCCAGACGTAGAGCAGCAGcgtgatgaagaggatggaGCCGCCGAGCAGCGAGTGCACGGCGTActtgttgctgccaaagtTGAGCAGCATCGTGTCTGCGTCGTTCCGCGGTCGTCAAAGTTGGTGTCGCTCTCGTCTCGCGTCGCCTGGCGAATCTCCTCGACTGCCTGCGAAGGA is drawn from Trichoderma atroviride chromosome 7, complete sequence and contains these coding sequences:
- a CDS encoding uncharacterized protein (EggNog:ENOG41) — translated: MHQQSNAVPVHFRTSSPPLLASSRRASGPGIAARPFFGRLPLHDDFPLLSSAPLTPSQAVEEIRQATRDESDTNFDDRGTTQTRCCSTLAATSTPCTRCSAAPSSSSRCCSTSGTSTCSPDPAMAFAAMDGPESLEDRRIHILLLLLEEDHRRREGLMGQGGDKTRPPKKPVDDKCPKGSMRHGNSTYCVPQEIGGITWQRPAEAKKIMGLIFYGRRSTVSILDCYLKRNLAKNGGLLDGVIFLQRTEKEKDIKFLEKLLASEPDYERWDIDMTEGGFASSYDLIQDDVLYVKMDDDIVYIEDSVIPSIVTTRAQHPEYYVVSANVINQPLISWIHWNLGAIKPYMPEINKAYPAPKPGSKLDWRPSVLPSWEGPDDFEVIDWNPPDHQKHRWLPIKGRNDHVLDRTPILETEYDAFGTGWKKWQIAAQEHYSLFENIENDALDQYRFKTWDFQLRRMGIQFTAMMGKDINQAKPIDADDEHHFAVTMPERTGRHAIADGGGVVAHYSFGAQAGEERIEQTDILERYRVYAEDMICKDPMLWDPVMNKHSD